A region from the Arvicola amphibius chromosome 12, mArvAmp1.2, whole genome shotgun sequence genome encodes:
- the Rps3 gene encoding 40S ribosomal protein S3 codes for MAVQISKKRKFVADGIFKAELNEFLTRELAEDGYSGVEVRVTPTRTEIIILATRTQNVLGEKGRRIRELTAVVQKRFGFPEGSVELYAEKVATRGLCAIAQAESLRYKLLGGLAVRRACYGVLRFIMESGAKGCEVVVSGKLRGQRAKSMKFVDGLMIHSGDPVNYYVDTAVRHVLLRQGVLGIKVKIMLPWDPSGKIGPKKPLPDHVSIVEPKDEILPTTPISEQKGGKPEPPAMPQPVPTA; via the exons ATGGCGGTGCAGATTTCTAAGAAGAGGAAG TTTGTGGCCGATGGCATTTTCAAAGCCGAACTGAATGAGTTTCTCACTCGGGAACTGGCTGAAGATGGCTACTCCGGGGTTGAAGTCCGAGTCACACCAACCAGAACAGAAATCATTATTTTAGCCAccag AACACAGAATGTTCTTGGTGAGAAGGGTCGCCGGATCAGAGAGCTGACTGCAGTGGTCCAGAAGAGGTTCGGCTTCCCCGAGGGCAGTGTGGAG CTTTATGCAGAAAAGGTGGCCACAAGAGGTCTGTGTGCCATTGCTCAGGCTGAGTCTCTACGTTACAAACTCCTCGGAGGGCTTGCTGTGCGAAG GGCCTGCTATGGTGTGCTTCGGTTCATCATGGAGAGTGGGGCCAAGGGCTGCGAGGTCGTGGTGTCTGGGAAGCTCCGAGGGCAGAGGGCCAAGTCCATGAAGTTCGTGGATGGTCTGATGATCCACAGCGGAGACCCTGTCAACTACTACGTTGACACCGCAGTGCGCCATGTGCTCCTCAGACAGG GTGTGCTGGGCATCAAAGTGAAGATCATGCTGCCCTGGGACCCCAGTGGCAAGATCGGCCCCAAGAAGCCTCTGCCCGATCACGTGAGCATTGTGGAGCCAAAGGACGAAATCTTGCCCACCACCCCCATCTCAGAGCAGAAGGGCGGGAAGCCGGAGCCGCCTGCCATGCCCCAGCCAGTGCCTACAGCGTAA